The DNA sequence CCAGACGAGGCAGTACAACGAACGGTGGCGCATCGCCCCGCGGTCCCCACTGGCGGGCGACAACCGAACCAAAGCAGGGATAGTTCAGCGAACCGCGTGAGACGCGACCGGTCTGGATTAACTGGTGACCGGTTTCATGAATCGGGGCGGCATCGTGATAGAGAGAACGAATCAGTGAGAACTGCCCGGTACGTTGTGCGAGTTGCGGAAAGGCTTCACTCACCTGCAGACCAGGCACTGTCGTGGAGATCGCTTTCAAAGGCCCCCGGATCTCGGCAGGTGCATCGGGTTTGGGATCAAAGGTTTCCAGCTGGCTGGCGCCGCCGGTCATCATGATCAGGATGCAGTTTTTCTCCGAGCGATCACTGCGTGTCGCTGCGAGGGCGGCCCGCTCGGCCATGGAGAGGCCGACAAAGCTTAAACTGCCCACCCGGAGAAAATCCCGCCGCGATACTTCCGATTGTTTTTGCCTGGAGTTCATACGTCTTTTACTCGATTGAATACAGTCTCAAAGGTATACGCTGTGGGTGAAATATTATACCAGCCCTCGACTATAGTCGAAGAAATCCTCACAGAGAATTCAACCTGTTTCTGAAACTTCACAATCAAAATCCAAAGTTCAGACCGATTTCCGGTGTTCGAGTGTGGCGCCCTGATTCAACGGTTTGACGATACGAGTCAGAGATTCTTCGCCGTAACCTGCTGACTTAATTAGACTTGAGAGACTCTCTGCTTCTGCCTCAGCAGGACAGATTACAGATAATGTCGGCCCCCAGGAGGTCTGGGCGATGCCCTCAACTCCTTGTGAGAGCAGTAGTTGCTCCAGTTCCCGCATCCGGGGATGAGCCAGAACGCCCCCCTGGACCGGTGCAAAGAATTCACCGACTAAATGTCCGAATTCTGTCAGGCTACTGGCGAACTCTGAAATATTCTGTTCCAGGACCGCTGGTGCCAGCTGCATCAGCGCCAGACGACAGAGCTTTTCCGTCAACGTGTCTGGCATCGGCCCCAGCTGCTGAATGGCATCGGCTTCGACGGCTCCCGAGATGCCAGCCTGGTCCTGCGGGGTGATTAAGAGGATCCGCCACTGTTCCGGAAAGCGAGCCTGAAACACGAGGGGACTGATATCAGCGGAGTCCCGTTTTCCCGCTTCGATGAGAAATCCCCCCTTGTCGAAACCATAAACCCCCAGGGCAGACCGTGCACCACGATCGACAAGTTGAGCCAGTTCGACCGATGAAAGTTCGTCTTGGTCCATGAGTGCTGCCAGTCCACGGGCCACTGCGAGACTGAGCTGTGTCCCGGAGCCGAAACCGGAGTGCTGGGGGATTTCAGACTGGAGCGTGATCTCAAAACAGTGATCGCCGAACCAGTCTGGAGAACTGGTTCGGAGCACCTGCAGCGCGGTCTGAATTTTCGCAGCGTTGCCAGTACTACCCGAAATCTGATCTTTCTGCGAGGAAGCAGATCTCACGGAGAGCACCAGCCTGGGTTCTTCCACCATCAGACCCAGCCCACCAAATTCGCGCCCGGTGCGGGGGGCGAGCGAAAGCAGTCCCCAGTGCAGACGGCTTCCGGTGGTAACGATCACTTCAGGTGACATGGCGAATCTGATTTCCGAGCTGGCGTGAGTGTGGATAAGACGATTTAAGACTGCAACTCAGCATACGCTCTGGTGACATATTCTTCCAGTAAACGGAAGGCTTCTGTTTCTGTAGGACCGGCGGTTTTACACACGATTTCGGCGAGTGACTCATACTGCTGTAATAACTCGGCCTGTGGGATCAGATGCGTACGCGTGGCCAGGATGGCGGCCTCGAGGACGGCGTGCTTTGCCCGATTGAGACCGAAGAAGTCACGAATGCGGCCCTGGTGCACAACCCGGGCCTGCATGACGGTCCGCAGGTCAGAATCATCAATCGATTCGATCTCGAATTCATACCAGCGACAGGCGGATTGGAGTACGGCTCCTTCGATCCGTTCTGCGGGAAATGTTTCCGGCATTGACTCCAATCGACCGATGGCGGCTTTTGTGAGGAGCAGCACATCATCGACAACGTGAAAGACACCACAACGGGTCTCTTTCAGATTCTGGTATGTCCGTGAAGTCTGGAAGGGACGCAAGACGAGTTGGGTCATTTCCTGATCAACCAGCGGCCCCATCGGCGCGAGATTATACTCGCCCTCCTGATTGCGACTGGTGACCATGCCTTCCAGAATCATTTTCAATGTGCCTTCTGCCGGGATCCGATGTTTTTTCACAGACCCTATCATAGTTCAGAAAGCGACGGAGGGGAAACCAGTGGCTGCACCAATTGCGTGAGATCGACGGGAACAGCGCTGTCAGACCTGCGTGGGAAACATTCGACTTAGCGAGTGAATCCGACGTAGAAGCTGAAGACCTGTGTCTGGTCGAATGTTTCTTTGGCAAGAGGCACAGAGAAGTCCAGTGCGACTGGAACCGGGCCCATGGCGGGCACCGTGAGTCGCAGACCGGCACCGACAGAGACACGGAACTGATCCAGTGAAACATCTTCTTCCACTGTACCGAAGTCACTGAAGAAGACCATCTGAATCATTTCGTCTGCGGTAATCGGCATCATGTACTGTGCACTACCCAGGAAGCTCCAGCGACCACCGATGGCGATGCCGTTTTCGCGGGGAGTCACACCACGGAATTCGAAGCCGCGGAAGGTCTGGAAACCACCGGCATAGTAACGTTCGAAGACCGGGGTATCAGTATCGGTCCAGCCGAGCTGTGCACTCAGCGAGAGGATGTGACGTCCGCCGCCATCCGGTCGCTTATACAACGTGAAGTACTGGCTGCCGTTGGCTTCGAGGCGACTGTAAGTGTAATCGCCCACTGCCTGTTCAGCCGCCCATTCCAGCAGGTGACCTTCGGCTGGCAGGAACGCGGCGTCACGCGTGTCGTGGTTCAGCGAGATGCGGAAAGTATTCAGCAGGTTGTCCCCCACAGACGCCTGCACGATGGCGGGGGTGGGAGTACGTGGGTTATACAGTTTGACGTCTTCCAGACGGTACTGGGTGTTGATCGACCATTCCTGAGTCAACTGACGGCCCAGAGAGAAACGACCGCCAACACGTTGTTCGTCCCAGTCGGTATAGTAACGGGTGAAGTAGAAACCGCTGACACCCAGACTGAAGTTGGTATCCAGAAAGTAGGGATCGGTCCAGTTAACGAGGTAACGGCTGACCTGGTCACCGGGAACCGCTTCAGCACGGAACCGCTGTCCGCCACCACGCCAGGCAGTACCATCGAGAATATCTTCCATACTGCGCGGAGGACGGAGAATATCAAAGTTTTCTTCCTGCAGGACGATCGAACCGACCACACCGGCGTTACTGTTCACACCCACGCCGAACATCAGACGTCCGGTACGGCTTTCAGAAGCATAGACATCCAGGTCGACCCAGCCAGGTTGCTGCTGAGGAAACTCGGTACCCATCGGATCGCCGAGGGGGCTTTCCCCAAACAGCGGGTTCAGTGGTTCCGGAATACCGTTATCATAGTTCTGCCCGCGGAAGATCTGTCCTGTCCGCTGAGGCGACTGATAAGAAACGGGCTCGGTTTTGATACCTTCAAACAGATCCTGATTCTGCTGAGGAGCAGGTTGCTTGTAAGTCTGGCTGCGATACTTGAGATTAGGATAACGTAATTTCTGGACCTGCTGCTCATCTGCATTCTGTCCCCGCAGAACATCGTTTTCGCGGCTGGCCAGCATTTCCCGCTCTGGATTGACGCGTGTCACATTGATGCGTGGTCCATCCTGAGGTCCTTTCTGGAAGACCTGGTTACCTTCAATGCGGCGCTTACTCTTGGCAATCAGACGCTGATTGGCCAGATCGCCGGGTGCTACCATCATCGGGTTCAAGAGAACTGAACTTTTTGTACGGGGGTTATCGCCGGAAATATGGGCGGTAATTTTACGGATGCGATAAGGTTTGTCTTCATTGATGCTGTAAACCAGATCGACTTCACCGGGGGCTTCGAGGAAACGGGGCTGCGGTGTCACCTTGGCAAACAGGTGTCCCAGTTCGCCGTAGCGTTCCGAAAGTTTTTCCACGTCGGTGGCCAGGGTGCGGCTGTTGAAGTATTCGCCTGCAGCGAGTTTGATATCTTCGCGGATCTCTTCTTCCGAGAAGATGCGATTGCCTTCAATCATGATATCGCGAATTTTGTAACGTTTGCCTTCGTTGATCGTGTATTCGACCTGCACGCGGGATTTATCTTTGTTGTAACCGACTTTCTCATCGATTTTGACATCAAAGAATCCCAGGCCATTGTAGTACTGTTTGAGAGAAATCAGGTCGTCCTGAATCGTGGCAGGATCATACTTACCGCCGAAGAAGCTCATTCCCAGCGGTGCTTTTTTCGTCTGCAGCTTGGTCTTCAGCACGCCGTCGCTGACGAACTTATTGCCGCGGAACTTAATACCGGAAACGACGACCTTGGGGCCTTCTTTGATTTCAAAGATGACTTCGCGGTCATTGGGGTCTCCCCCTTTGAGCAGTTTTACTTCAGCGAACCGGTAACCCCGTTCGACGTAGAGCTGCTTGATACGGTTAACGGATTCCTGGTTGGCAGCGATATCGAAAGGCGAACCCACCTTCAAACCGGTGGTTGCCTGCAGGCGTTTGATTTTGATTTTTTTATAGCCGCGGAATTCTACCTTTTCCACGATGGGACGTTCTTTGACTTTATATACGAGCACCAGTCCCTGTTCGGTCTGACGATACACGGGAACCACACTGGCGAACCAGCGCGTGGCAAACAGCAGGCGGACGTCTTCAAGAACCATGTCGCGTGTGGCGGGACGGCCACGTTGAATTTTCGTTTTCTGGAGAATGGCGAGTGCAGGAATTGATTCGTTGCCTTCGACGCGGACATCAAAGATTGACTGATTCAGATCGATAGAACGCTTCTGTGGTTCCTGCGCGCTAACAGAATCAATCAGCGGAATGATTCCGTTGATGCAGTCTCCGAAGATTATTATCTGTACCAGGATCAGGCTTAGAGCCAATCGCAATGCGTTGCCGCATCTGGTGTCAGACGAGACACCTCTTATCATGTCAGATCCAATTGTAAATATTGCGAGAAAAGATATGAGGTTCACATTCTTGTGACAGGTTGGAAATCACTTTTTCATTGTCCCGGTGACTCAGAGAGGATTTGAGAAACGGGACTGAAAGACAGGAAAGTTACCCTCTAATTCGAAGTGGGTTGCGTACAAATAACGGAAAACGAAAACAGCCGCAAGACGAGTTTCCCGGCGTCATTCAGATTTGACGGGTTCGTAGAGAAAAAATTACGCAGGCAGAGTTTGAAGCGTGTAAGAGTTACAAAACCACGCGGAATATCCGCAGCGCAGAAGGGTTTTCGACCACTATTTCAGGAATCTGGAGAAGCTGGTCAAAGCGAAGAGTTCGAGCTAGTCGGCAGAAGACTGCAGGTGGCAGGCAACACAGGAGAGGACGACGCTGTGGGCCGATGCTTTCGTGCTGCGGGTCGACTTCTGCTGCTCACTGTTGATGTTCTGATCCCGCTGGGCGATCCAGAGGCAGGGCTCCTGAGCAGGCAGGCTGGCTGCTGCTCCCACGGGCATCTTCTCGGAAGGAACATCCATGGAAATTCCCCAGCCCAGAACGAAACCGACGAACAGCACCAGGGCGGCCTGCAGCATTCGTTTGCGCTGGATGATTGCCGGTGAGACTTCGGTACTCGGCTGGCTGAGTCCAACTTCAGCGCTCAACCGGGTTGCCGCCTGTTCAGCAATCCGTACGGCCTCCGGCGAGAGGAACGGTTTTCCACCAGACGTAAAGCCGGTGTCATTTTGAGAATCACTCTGGTGTGTAAAATGGGCGTCGAACAAGGCCAGCTCTTCTTCAGAGAGATCATTCCTGTCTGAGAGTTTCTGGAACGACGTCAGCGCGGGCGCGAGCGTTTCCTGCATCTGCCGACAACGGGGACACATCTGCAGGTGCCACTGCAGTTCGTCACAGTTATAGTCCGCAGGATGAGTCATTAATTCAAAAGCTTCGTCACAATTCATGAGACTTCTCCTTCTGAAGGGGTCTCTTCAGAAAAACGCTGAGCGAGTTGAAGCAATCCATTTTTCACACGTATTTTTGCAGCCGAAAGACTGCATTCCATCGTCAGAGCGATTTCAGAGAATTTCAGCCCTCCAAAAAACCGCAGACGGAGTGCATCCGCCTGGACTTCCGGCAGATCAGCCAGGTAAGCCACCAGCAGTTCAAACTGCTCGGTTCTGAGAGCGGTCTGCAGGGGTGTTTCGGTCGAACTGGGCTCGGGAATCCTGATTTCTTCACTGGTTCCCAATGCAGACCGCACGACTTCGCGGGGTTGCTTCATTTCCCGCTTGTAATGCCGACGACAGAGGTTCAGGAAAATCGTCCAGAGCCAGGTTGAAAAGGCAAAGGCAGGATTGTAAGTTTCCCTGGCCGCATAGGCAGCCAGGAATGCTTCCTGCACGAGGTCCTCCGCAGCACATTGGTTCCCGTATTTGCTCCAGGCGAAGCGTAACAGACGCTGACTATAGCGCAACACGAGTTCGTCGAACAGGAGATATTCTCCTGCACAGACGCGCTTCATGATGGCAGCATCGTCCAGTTTCTGATTCATGGCTTACCAGGTTACCGAAGTAAAACGGCCGAAAAGGGAGGAATGACCTGTGCGGAAATCCACACAGCTCCGTTCCTGATTTTAGCGGCAAGAGTCACTACGATGCAACCGGAACTCTCGAATCTGGAGTGAAAATGAACTGGAGTCAAGACTGCAGTTCGACGCCGATCTGATAGATCTCTTCGGTATCGAGAATGAGATCATTGGCTTCGAAGAGTTTACGGATGGCGGCCTTGTGAATTTTCATCTTAGTCCCGCCGACCCCGATAGCACCGTAACAGATTTTCCCGTCCCGCTCAGTGGCCTTGTCCATGACGTCGACGTCTTCGATGCCGGCAGGTGGAACTGCGTTTAAGTCGATGACAACCTTGAGATTCTTCAGTGGTTTCCAGCAGGCTGCGGGGAGCAGTTTTACGCCGGCTGCTCCGGCAGCGATGATCAGGCTGGTCCCCTGGTTGACGGCTTCCAGTTGTTTGTGGTCTTTAAGAGACAGTGGTTGCACCCGGGCGTCTTCGACGAGTCCGGCAATCGCATCACAGGCAGCCTGGGCTCGTTCTTCCGAGCGGGAGGCGAGGACCACTTCAGCGCCACGACGGGCCAGCAGTTGTGCCGCGCGGAGACCGACGGGGCCAGTGCCGCCGAGCACCAGCGCTTTGGTTTCGGAGAAATCGAGATGCTTGCCTGCTGCGAGCACGGCTGCAGCCGCGGTGGTATTGCAGCCATTGGAATCCATCATGACCGAAACCCGCACGGGTCCAAAAAATGTTTCCTGAACTTTTCGCAGCAGGTTTTCACCCGAATGGGTATCACTGCCGCCGATGAAGAGTGCGGTATTTTTGAGATCTTCCGGTCCGCGGGTAAACATGGCACCATGCACGAGTGCTTCGACGTTGACGGGAGTCACTTCGTGATAGCTCATCAATTCATCCACGCCGGCATCAATGGCGACGACGCGATCAAACGTGCTGGCATGCTGACTGGAATCCAGTTGAATCAGTATTTTTTTCATGAGAGTTCTGCAACCTGATCAATGCGAAACTGACAAATGGAAAAACCCCTGTTCGATGCGAACAGGGGTCTGAATTCGATCTATCCACTTTGAGCGGAATGATCAGCCGGCGTAGAAGGGGTGAGATGCTTCACTCTTCTTGGCGATCATTTCATCAACAGAAGGCTCATTCTTCATGGCCCGTGCGATGGCTTCTTTGGTGGCTTCGTAGTTGTAATCGAAGATCTTCTTGTCGTCGTCAGCTTCCCAGTGGATGAAGACGCCACAGACGATGACCAGGTCTTCGCATTGATCTTTGGGGATCACGCCAGCTTCAACGCTGTCTGCAACAGCTTTGGCAACAGCGTACTGAGCAGGACCAAACATCTGAACGGCCTGCTTGGCACCTTTGATGGTTACTTTGGTAACCATGACGGTGGCGGGCTTAACGGCCAGGTTGGGTGTCAGAACAGCCAGCAGGTTGCTGTGACCCATTTTCTGGCTGGACAGGGCGTTTGCAAAGGCAGCCCCGACAGGGCCGTTTTTGTCACCAATCAACAGATCGATATGAGCAACTTCATTACCTTCACCGACAAGTGACTCACCGACAAACATAGACATTCTTCGTTCTCCATTTCATATGAGGTTTGCTTCGATATGCTTTCAGCACAATTTGAAAACGGATCACGAATACCGCAGTCCTGAACGGACGGCGAAACAAACTGAGAAAGTCAGGTTCGCCTTGGATCATTCGTAGCCTGTATCAAGTAATAACAATTTAAGAACGGGATTGCCAGTAAACGGCTGACATTCAGTTTAAATCCTCATAAAATTATCATGTCCCCAGGCCCCGATCCCACACTCATGAATATCCAATTTACACATTCCGAAACCGACGCAGCAAAACTGCTGATTGTAGGTGCCAGTACGCGCGCAGCTGCGGCCTCTGCGCTTCGTGCGGGCATGCGTCCCGTGTGTGTCGATCAGTTCGGAGACCAGGATTTGCATACCCTGGCCCGTGTGATTCCCCGGACATCTGCACCAAATGACTGGCTGCACGAACTGGCTGCCCTGGAACCAATGGAATGGATCTTTACGGGTGCTGTGGAGAACCAAAGCGAACTGATCGCGCAGATCAGCGCGCAGCACACTCTAAGAGGTTGCGATCCTGACTGTCTGAGTCGGGTACGAGATCCGTTTTTTTTACAGACGTTGCTGTCCGATAATTCGATCCGCATGTCCTCCTGTCTGCCTGTGGAAGCGAAACCTGCCGATGTGGAAAACTGGCTCCTGAAGCCACTCGAGAGTGCTGCCGGCCAGGGGATTCATTTCATGGATGAAGTACTTGTAGAAAGCGAACCTGCTGGCGACTGTTATCTGCAGCGGTATCAAGCGGGGGCCCCCTTGTCGGCGCTGTTTATCGCCTTTCCGGAAGCAGTCGTTCTGGTCGGAGTGTCGCTACAGTTGTGTGGAAACCCGTCACTGGGGGCTGCTGCATTTCAGTTCTGTGGCGGCGTGACTATCTCGCCGGTCCCCGATGGTGTGCGTTCCGATCTCGAAGAACTGGGCACCACCGTCGCCCGGGGTTGTGGGATTCAGGGGCTGTTTGGTTGTGACCTGATCGGGAACCCGGAGGACGGGGAACCGCTCTGGCTGACCGAGGTCAACCCGAGGTATACCGGGCTGACGGAACTGTTTGAGCTGCAGTACCGGATTCCGCTATTAGGCTGGCATATAAAAGCCTGTCGCTCGTTTGCAGATCCTGCAGCAGAGCCGGATGCCGCTGGTGAGTTAGAGACAGAACTCGAACGGGCCTTCCGAGAGCCATTTCAGCAAATCGCAAAAGGAATTCTGTATGCCCAGCGGGACCGGACGGCTCCTGAGATTCGTTTCTCGGGCCTTCCGGACGATTGTTATGCGATCCCCGAAAGCGCCGATCTTCCCTATCCCGGTACTTTCATCCCTCAAGGAACGCCGTTCTGTTCGGTGTATGGGACGGGCAAGAATCCCCGGGAAAGCCTGCAGGTCCTGGCGAGGCGGGTCAACAAATATCAGCAGTTACTGGCATCAGGGGAATTGCCGGAAGAGGCAGGTGACAATCCGCATACCAGCCCGGGAACAGTAAAGGAACCGGAAAATCTGTTTTTTTCACGTTTTTTCTCAAGCGTCCCGGGAGGACTTTCGTTTCTTGAAGAATCTCCCGATTGACTATAAAATCAATTTCAATCGCGTTCCGCGTTTCGGATTGAGTTTGCAAGGTCTTCCGGGCCGGGTATAGTCGATACTTGCGTGTCTGGTTTTCTCTGAAACGACTCCAGTCTCAGCGTTCAAACAGACGACATAATATTTCACAGATGATCGACCGTTCCGGTTCATCAAGCAGCATGAAGGAAAAAGTCAGGACCGATGGCCAAGTCAACAGACATCAAAATTGTTGAGGCAAAATTTTCAACGGAACAAGTTCCCTTTCGCACGCCCCTGAAATTTGGTGGTCGGGTGATGGACAGCAGCGTGCTGCTGAACGTGGAAGTGATCGTTGAAACACGCTCAGGAAAACAGGGCATCGGAATCGGCAGTATGCCGGCCGGGAATATCTGGGCCTGGCCTTCCAGCGTGGTCAGTCCTGAAGATGCACTGAAAGCGATGATCGAGTTTCTGGAAGAAGCGGTGGAAATCGCCAACATCTGCCCGGAAATCGCTCATCCCATCGACCTGATGTATCACATTTCCGCTGAATATCACTTCATGGCCAAGAAAATTGCCAAGAAGCTGGGACTGGCGGAAGAGATTCCGGAACTGGCGCAACTGGTCGCATCCAGCCCCCTGGACGCCGCCATTCACGATGGTTTCGGTCGGGCAAATCATATTAACAGCTACAACGGTCTGTCTGCTGAGTACATGGCGCATGACCTGACCGAATACCTGGACGATCAGTTTGCCGGCGAATACCTGGACCAGTACACGCTCCGCGATCCTAAACCGACACTGCCTCTTTACCACCTGGTAGGAGCCCTCGATCCAATTACCGAAGCTGACGTCTCCGAGCGGATCGACGATGGCCTGCCGGAAACCCTGGGCGAATGGATCAAGGCCGACGGTTTGACGCACCTCAAGATCAAGCTGTCGGGGGACAATCTGGACTGGGACATCAGTCGTGTGATCGCGGTCGAAAATGAAGCCGCCAAGGCCCAGGCCGAACGGGGTCAGGATACCTGGTGCTACTCGCTCGACTTCAACGAAAAGTGTGAGAACGTCGATTACGTACTGGACTTTCTGAACAAAGTTCGGGAGCAGTCCCCGGCTGCCTTTGATCGGGTGCAATACATCGAACAGCCGACCAATCGGGATCTCAAAGCCAATCCTGAGAATAAAATGCACGAAGCCGCCAAGATCAAACCGGTGGTGATCGATGAATCGCTGGTCGACTACGAATCGCTGCTCTTGAGCCGCGATCTGGGTTATTCCGGCGTGGCACTCAAAGCCTGCAAGGGGCAGACTGAATCGCTGTTCCTCGGGGCTGCTGCTCAGAAGTTCGATATGTTCCTCTGCGTGCAGGACCTGACCTGCTGCGGTTATTCGTTCCTGCACTCCGCAAGCCTGGCCGCCCGTATTCCCACGGTTGCAGCGATTGAAGGCAACGGACGGCAGTACTGTCCGGGACCGAACAAGAAATGGACCCGCTCCTATCCCGGGATGTTCAAACTCACCGATGGTACAGTAAAGACCGGTGAGCTGAACGGAGACGGACTGGGCTTCTAAGCTACTCTCAGCGTAACTCTCGTCTTACCAGGACCGGTTGCGCTGCTGGTACATCTGGAAGTTGAATACGCCGAACAGTGCAAACATGATTCCCGCGTAACGCATATGCTGTGAAAAAAAATAAACGGCAAGACCGCCGGCAACGACCATCGAGATCTGCAGCGCCAGGATATCGCCCCGGTAACGTTTGACCGACTTGCAGATATCCTCGCAGATGTGTCCGCCATCCAGAGGGAGTACCGGTGCCAGATTGATCAACCCCCAGTAGAGGTTGATAAAGATCAGATCATAAAAGGCGAGGCCTATATACCCTCGCGCCTGTGGGCTGAATCCGTCCCAGAGGCCGAAGCGGATCGAGTAATAGCG is a window from the Gimesia benthica genome containing:
- a CDS encoding NADP-dependent methylenetetrahydromethanopterin/methylenetetrahydrofolate dehydrogenase — translated: MKKILIQLDSSQHASTFDRVVAIDAGVDELMSYHEVTPVNVEALVHGAMFTRGPEDLKNTALFIGGSDTHSGENLLRKVQETFFGPVRVSVMMDSNGCNTTAAAAVLAAGKHLDFSETKALVLGGTGPVGLRAAQLLARRGAEVVLASRSEERAQAACDAIAGLVEDARVQPLSLKDHKQLEAVNQGTSLIIAAGAAGVKLLPAACWKPLKNLKVVIDLNAVPPAGIEDVDVMDKATERDGKICYGAIGVGGTKMKIHKAAIRKLFEANDLILDTEEIYQIGVELQS
- a CDS encoding ATP-grasp domain-containing protein; the encoded protein is MSPGPDPTLMNIQFTHSETDAAKLLIVGASTRAAAASALRAGMRPVCVDQFGDQDLHTLARVIPRTSAPNDWLHELAALEPMEWIFTGAVENQSELIAQISAQHTLRGCDPDCLSRVRDPFFLQTLLSDNSIRMSSCLPVEAKPADVENWLLKPLESAAGQGIHFMDEVLVESEPAGDCYLQRYQAGAPLSALFIAFPEAVVLVGVSLQLCGNPSLGAAAFQFCGGVTISPVPDGVRSDLEELGTTVARGCGIQGLFGCDLIGNPEDGEPLWLTEVNPRYTGLTELFELQYRIPLLGWHIKACRSFADPAAEPDAAGELETELERAFREPFQQIAKGILYAQRDRTAPEIRFSGLPDDCYAIPESADLPYPGTFIPQGTPFCSVYGTGKNPRESLQVLARRVNKYQQLLASGELPEEAGDNPHTSPGTVKEPENLFFSRFFSSVPGGLSFLEESPD
- a CDS encoding DUF447 domain-containing protein; amino-acid sequence: MKKHRIPAEGTLKMILEGMVTSRNQEGEYNLAPMGPLVDQEMTQLVLRPFQTSRTYQNLKETRCGVFHVVDDVLLLTKAAIGRLESMPETFPAERIEGAVLQSACRWYEFEIESIDDSDLRTVMQARVVHQGRIRDFFGLNRAKHAVLEAAILATRTHLIPQAELLQQYESLAEIVCKTAGPTETEAFRLLEEYVTRAYAELQS
- a CDS encoding RNA polymerase sigma factor, whose translation is MNQKLDDAAIMKRVCAGEYLLFDELVLRYSQRLLRFAWSKYGNQCAAEDLVQEAFLAAYAARETYNPAFAFSTWLWTIFLNLCRRHYKREMKQPREVVRSALGTSEEIRIPEPSSTETPLQTALRTEQFELLVAYLADLPEVQADALRLRFFGGLKFSEIALTMECSLSAAKIRVKNGLLQLAQRFSEETPSEGEVS
- a CDS encoding enolase C-terminal domain-like protein; translated protein: MAKSTDIKIVEAKFSTEQVPFRTPLKFGGRVMDSSVLLNVEVIVETRSGKQGIGIGSMPAGNIWAWPSSVVSPEDALKAMIEFLEEAVEIANICPEIAHPIDLMYHISAEYHFMAKKIAKKLGLAEEIPELAQLVASSPLDAAIHDGFGRANHINSYNGLSAEYMAHDLTEYLDDQFAGEYLDQYTLRDPKPTLPLYHLVGALDPITEADVSERIDDGLPETLGEWIKADGLTHLKIKLSGDNLDWDISRVIAVENEAAKAQAERGQDTWCYSLDFNEKCENVDYVLDFLNKVREQSPAAFDRVQYIEQPTNRDLKANPENKMHEAAKIKPVVIDESLVDYESLLLSRDLGYSGVALKACKGQTESLFLGAAAQKFDMFLCVQDLTCCGYSFLHSASLAARIPTVAAIEGNGRQYCPGPNKKWTRSYPGMFKLTDGTVKTGELNGDGLGF
- a CDS encoding beta-ribofuranosylaminobenzene 5'-phosphate synthase family protein; its protein translation is MSPEVIVTTGSRLHWGLLSLAPRTGREFGGLGLMVEEPRLVLSVRSASSQKDQISGSTGNAAKIQTALQVLRTSSPDWFGDHCFEITLQSEIPQHSGFGSGTQLSLAVARGLAALMDQDELSSVELAQLVDRGARSALGVYGFDKGGFLIEAGKRDSADISPLVFQARFPEQWRILLITPQDQAGISGAVEADAIQQLGPMPDTLTEKLCRLALMQLAPAVLEQNISEFASSLTEFGHLVGEFFAPVQGGVLAHPRMRELEQLLLSQGVEGIAQTSWGPTLSVICPAEAEAESLSSLIKSAGYGEESLTRIVKPLNQGATLEHRKSV
- the fae gene encoding formaldehyde-activating enzyme translates to MSMFVGESLVGEGNEVAHIDLLIGDKNGPVGAAFANALSSQKMGHSNLLAVLTPNLAVKPATVMVTKVTIKGAKQAVQMFGPAQYAVAKAVADSVEAGVIPKDQCEDLVIVCGVFIHWEADDDKKIFDYNYEATKEAIARAMKNEPSVDEMIAKKSEASHPFYAG
- a CDS encoding BamA/OMP85 family outer membrane protein, which codes for MRLALSLILVQIIIFGDCINGIIPLIDSVSAQEPQKRSIDLNQSIFDVRVEGNESIPALAILQKTKIQRGRPATRDMVLEDVRLLFATRWFASVVPVYRQTEQGLVLVYKVKERPIVEKVEFRGYKKIKIKRLQATTGLKVGSPFDIAANQESVNRIKQLYVERGYRFAEVKLLKGGDPNDREVIFEIKEGPKVVVSGIKFRGNKFVSDGVLKTKLQTKKAPLGMSFFGGKYDPATIQDDLISLKQYYNGLGFFDVKIDEKVGYNKDKSRVQVEYTINEGKRYKIRDIMIEGNRIFSEEEIREDIKLAAGEYFNSRTLATDVEKLSERYGELGHLFAKVTPQPRFLEAPGEVDLVYSINEDKPYRIRKITAHISGDNPRTKSSVLLNPMMVAPGDLANQRLIAKSKRRIEGNQVFQKGPQDGPRINVTRVNPEREMLASRENDVLRGQNADEQQVQKLRYPNLKYRSQTYKQPAPQQNQDLFEGIKTEPVSYQSPQRTGQIFRGQNYDNGIPEPLNPLFGESPLGDPMGTEFPQQQPGWVDLDVYASESRTGRLMFGVGVNSNAGVVGSIVLQEENFDILRPPRSMEDILDGTAWRGGGQRFRAEAVPGDQVSRYLVNWTDPYFLDTNFSLGVSGFYFTRYYTDWDEQRVGGRFSLGRQLTQEWSINTQYRLEDVKLYNPRTPTPAIVQASVGDNLLNTFRISLNHDTRDAAFLPAEGHLLEWAAEQAVGDYTYSRLEANGSQYFTLYKRPDGGGRHILSLSAQLGWTDTDTPVFERYYAGGFQTFRGFEFRGVTPRENGIAIGGRWSFLGSAQYMMPITADEMIQMVFFSDFGTVEEDVSLDQFRVSVGAGLRLTVPAMGPVPVALDFSVPLAKETFDQTQVFSFYVGFTR